A genome region from Triticum aestivum cultivar Chinese Spring chromosome 2B, IWGSC CS RefSeq v2.1, whole genome shotgun sequence includes the following:
- the LOC123041165 gene encoding blue copper protein — translation MKASSGALLAVMAVAAVATTALAIDYKVDDSLGWDTYVDYDKWTADKIFMVGDTITFEYEPYHNVLEVTEADYGSCATGSPISTHSGGKTTFELGETSTRYFICGIPRHCTNGTMHLKISTVPYDAATAAKMEEAAAAAAPSPASLPSPPADTYADAKTAPAGAPTTSTPASASASAPRYQHPAAALAGLAIAALVAIAA, via the exons ATGAAGGCCAGCTCCGGAGCATTGCTCGCCGtcatggcggtggcggcggtggccacGACGGCGCTGGCGATCGACTACAAGGTCGACGACTCCCTCGGCTGGGACACGTACGTCGACTACGACAAGTGGACCGCCGACAAAATCTTCATGGTCGGCGACACCATAA CGTTCGAGTACGAGCCGTACCACAACGTGCTGGAGGTGACGGAGGCGGACTACGGCAGCTGCGCCACGGGCAGCCCCATCTCCACCCACTCCGGCGGCAAGACCACCTTCGAACTCGGCGAGACCAGCACGCGCTACTTCATCTGCGGCATCCCCCGCCACTGCACCAACGGCACAATGCACCTCAAGATCAGCACCGTGCCGTacgacgccgccaccgccgccaaaatGGAAGAAGCAGCGGCCGCAGCCGCTCCTTCTCCGGCCTCGCTCCCCTCCCCTCCCGCTGACACCTACGCGGACGCCAAGACCGCGCCGGCGGGCGCCCCGACCACCTCCACGCCTGCGTCCGCGTCCGCGTCCGCTCCGCGGTATCAGCATCCGGCGGCGGCCTTGGCCGGGCTTGCGATCGCTGCTCTTGTGGCCATTGCCGCGTAA
- the LOC123044620 gene encoding transcription factor ILR3 encodes MASPEGSNWVFDCPLMDDLAAADFAAAPAGGFYWTPPMQPQMHTLAQAVSATPAPNPCAEINSSVSVCWDHAKGQPKNKRPRSETGAQPSSKACREKVRRDKLNERFLELSAVLDPGKTPKIDKCAILNDAIRAVTELRSEAEKLKDSNDSLQEKIRELKAEKNELRDEKQKLKAEKESLEQQIKFMNARQSLVPHPSVIPAAAFAAAQGQAAGHKLMMPVMSYPGFPMWQFMPPSDVDTSDDPKSCPPVA; translated from the exons atgGCATCCCCGGAAGGATCAAACTGGGTATTCGACTGCCCCCTCATGGACGATCTTGCTGCCGCCGACTTCGCCGCGGCACCCGCAGGAGGCTTCTACTGGACCCCGCCGATGCAGCCGCAGATGCACACTCTTGCGCAGGCCGTCTCCGCCACACCGGCTCCCAATCCCTG TGCTGAAATCAATAGCTCTGTTTCGGTGTGCTGGGACCATGCCAAAGGACAACCGAAAAATAAACG TCCTAGGTCAGAAACTGGTGCTCAACCTAGCTCCAAAGCATGCAGGGAGAAAGTGAGAAGGGACAAGCTAAACGAGAG GTTCTTGGAATTGAGTGCTGTCTTGGATCCGGGGAAAACACCTAAAATCGACAAATGTGCTATATTAAATGATGCTATCCGTGCGGTAACTGAATTGCGTAGTGAGGCAGAGAAGTTGAAGGATTCAAACGACTCTCTCCAAGAGAAGATTAGAGAGCTAAAG GCTGAGAAGAATGAGCTGCGAGATGAGAAGCAAAAGTTGAAGGCGGAGAAAGAGAGCCTGGAGCAGCAGATTAAGTTCATGAATGCACGTCAGAGCCTCGTACCACACCCTTCTGTCATCCCAGCTGCTGCATTCGCTGCCGCCCAAGGCCAAGCGGCAGGGCACAAGCTGATGATGCCTGTAATGAGCTACCCAGGATTTCCCATGTGGCAGTTCATGCCGCCTTCAGATGTTGATACCTCGGATGACCCCAAGTCATGCCCTCCGGTTGCATAA